Proteins from a genomic interval of Scomber scombrus chromosome 11, fScoSco1.1, whole genome shotgun sequence:
- the LOC133990859 gene encoding heterogeneous nuclear ribonucleoprotein C-like, whose amino-acid sequence MDRSPTTASLMAASNVTNKTDPRSLNSRVFIGNLNTLLVTKADVEAIFSKYGKIVGCSIHKGYAFVQFANERNARSAVTGEDGRMIVGQVLDINLAGEPKPHRSKTTKRSAGDMYSSSSSFDLDYDFQRDYYNRMYSYPSRVPAPPPPLSRAVIPSKRPRVSLSSGGSSRRTKSSFSSSSKASQRTSSSRTMKVDELQTIKRELTQIKSKVDDLLESLERMEKDHCKKSVKKTEPGEVTSPPHTSNKKDDGIKRERDCQEMNDSDEDDDDEDEEEGDLLEEDEVKSQEREDDDEEEEEEEEGEHVEGDDDADSVNGEEDS is encoded by the exons ATGGA TCGTTCACCCACCACCGCCAGCCTGATGGCCGCCAGCAACGTCACCAACAAGACCGACCCCCGCTCCCTTAACTCACGGGTGTTCATCGGCAACCTCAACACCCTGCTGGTCACCAAGGCGGACGTAGAGGCCATCTTCTCCAAGTACGGAAAAATCGTGGGCTGCTCCATCCACAAGGGCTACGCCTTCGTTCAGTTCGCCAATGAGAGGAACGCCCGATCTGCTGTCACCGGGGAGGATGGGCGGATGATTGTCGGACAAGTACTTG acATCAACCTTGCTGGAGAACCCAAACCACACCGGTCAAAAACAACCAAACGCTCAGCTGGAGACATGTACAG CAGCAGTTCCTCGTTTGACCTCGACTACGACTTCCAGAGAGATTATTACAACAG AATGTACTCGTACCCGTCCCGCGTCCCcgctccccctccccccttgtCGCGGGCCGTGATCCCGTCCAAGCGTCCACGGGTCAGCCTCAGCAGCGGAGGAAGCAGCCGGCGAACCAAGAGcagcttctcttcttcctctaagGCCAGTCAGAGGACTTCATCGTCCAGAACGA tgaaAGTAGACGAGCTGCAGACCATCAAGCGGGAGTTGACTCAGATTAAAAGTAAAGTGGACGATCTGCTGGAGAGTCTGGAGCGAATGGAGAAGGACCACTGCAAGAAGTCAG TAAAGAAAACAGAGCCGGGTGAGGTGACATCGCCACCACACACAAGCAACAAGAAGGACGACGGAATAAAGAGGGAGCGGGACTGCCAGGAGATGAATGACTCAGATGAGGACGACgacgatgaagatgaagaggagggagacCTGCTGGAGGAGGACGAG GTGAAGAGTCAAGAGCGGGAGGACGACgacgaagaagaggaggaagaggaggaaggcgAGCACGTGGAAGGAGACGACGATGCTGACAGTGTCAACGGCGAAGAGGACTCGTAG
- the LOC133990860 gene encoding putative ferric-chelate reductase 1: protein MERVLTLFVAALMVYMAPGIQGTEHLSFANNTQVSNFTRQSCGVTELCVETPDDCDPAGNSSCLFAAINASIPMAPNGTDLAIKLSGESMGYIGLGLTVNSSEGSTMLFICAQNSSSNGTFFFRTMQRNNVNTTDALTPSERTVTEIRGWVKDKMIRCEFNIPDVNATSTRSSHATTFTILLGTGTFDGNTLSPFNVSLDSGPLNLRDPTSNVVTTTSGRAPTSAANAVLLLLSVLSLSVML from the exons ATGGAACGAGTATTGACCCTGTTCGTCGCTGCCTTGATGGTTTACATGGCACCGGGTATCCAGGGAACAGAACATTTGTCCTTCGCCAATAATACACAG GTGTCGAACTTCACTCGGCAAAGTTGTGGAGTCACCGAACTGTGTGTTGAGACGCCAGACGACTGTGATCCTGCTGGAAACTCAAGCTGCCTGTTTGCAGCTATCAATGCCAGCATCCCAATGGCTCCCAATGGCACCGATCTGGCTATCAAACTCAGCGGAGAGTCCATGGGATACATCGGACTGGGACTCACCGTGAACTCTTCAGAG GGCAGCACCATGCTTTTCATCTGTGCTCAAAACAGCTCAAGCAATGGGACGTTCTTCTTCCGCACAATGCAGAGAAACAATGTCAACACTACCGATGCACTTACTCCATCAGAGAGG ACAGTGACAGAAATCCGAGGCTGGGTGAAAGACAAAATGATCCGGTGTGAGTTCAACATCCCGGATGTTAACGCCACCAGCACCAGGTCCAGCCACGCTACCACCTTCACCATCCTGCTCGGGACTGGAACCTTTGATGGAA ACACTCTCAGCCCCTTTAACGTCTCTCTGGACAGCGGCCCTCTGAACCTCCGCGACCCAACCAGCAATGTTGTTACCACCACAAGTGGCAGGGCACCTACATCAGCAGCGAACG CTGTGCTCCTCCTGCTGAGTGTCCTCTCATTGTCCGTCATGCTTTGA